The region GCAGCACCTGCTCAAGTCCCTCCTGACGACCTTTTACCGGCATCACGGGCGGCTCTGGCGAAACCTGCTGAAGATCAGAAGCGCCCATGATCTCGTTCGCACGCTCCGGGGAATGTACGGTATCCTTGATCTGGTCCTCTCACGCTGACCGGAGGTATATACTGTGAAATATATATTGATCGTGAACGGTCCGAACATGAATCTGCTGGGGAAACGGGAGCCGGAGATCTACGGTTCCGCCGGCCTCGCCGATCTCGAGGCGCGGCTCACCGCCGAAGCGGCGTCCCTCGGCTGCGGCATCGAATCGTTCCAGTCGAACCACGAAGGCGCCATCATCGACAGGCTTCAGGCGGCGATGGAGCCCGGCCGTTTCGCCGGCGTCATTCTCAACCCGGGCGGCCTGACCCACACGAGCGTCTCGATTCGTGACTGCGTCGCCGCACTCCCGGTGCCGACGATCGAAGTCCACCTGAGCAACATCTTCGCCCGCGAGGAGTTCCGGGGCCGGTCGATGATCGCACCGGTCTGCGCCGGGGTCATCACCGGCCTCGGTTTCGACGGGTATCTTCTGGCGCTTCGCCATCTCGCATCGCGGGCATCATGACGTCTCCCGGCCGCATCGAACTTCTCGCCCCCGCCGGCGACCAAAGCTGCCTCAAGGCGGCGCTCCTGGCCGGGGCCGACGCCGTCTACCTCGCCGGAAAGCGGTTCGGCGCGCGCGCGTTCGCCCCGAACTTCGACGATGCGGCCCTGCGGTGGGCGCGCAACGTCACGGCGTCGTTGAAGCGAAAACTCTATATCACATTGAATACGATCGTCTTCGACCACGAGAGGCATCTCCTCGAACAGGCGCTCGACTACTACGAAGTTCTCCAGCCGGACGCCCTGATCATCCAGGATCTCGGCGTTGCGTCGCTCCTGGCGAGGCGAGGCAGCACGATCCCGCGCCATCTGAGCACCCAAGCCGCCTGGAACGGCACGGGCGGGTTCGATCTTCTTCGGCGTCTCGGCATCACCCGCATCATCCTGCCGCGCGAGTCCTCGCTCGAAGAGATCAGGGAGCTGGCGGGCCGCCTTCCCTTCGAGATCGAGACGTTCGTCCACGGGGCGATGTGCTACAGCATCTCGGGGCGCTGCTTCTGGAGCGCCGCTCTCGGAACCCGTTCGGGCAATCGCGGCACCTGCGCCCAGCCCTGCAGGAAGGCCTATGCGGCCGGCGAGGGAAAGCCGGGTGACTGGCTTTTCAGCCCGCGTGACCTGCGACTGCTCGAAGCCATGCCCGAACTCGCCCGCGCCGGCATTGCCTCGCTCAAGATCGAAGGGCGGATGAAAGGGCCGGATTACGTCTACAGCGTCGTTTCTGCGTACCGTCGGGTCCTCGACGGCGAAACACCGGGCGCCGAACACGCCGCCGCCCTTTCGGAGGTGTTCAGCCGGCCGTTCCATCAGGGGTTTCTTCGCGGGGTGCCGTCGAAGGAGTGGAACACCCCCGAGCAGCCCGGCCGCGAAGCCCAGACGGTCGGCCGGATCGTCGGCCCGGCAAAGGGCGGGCTCGTCGAGATTGAACTGTCCGTCGTGATCCGACCCGGCGACGGCCTGTCCTGGGAGACTCCCGACGGCGGCCGGAGCGGCGCACGCATCACCTGGATGGAACCGGGCGGCAAGTCGAGCCACAAGCTCGTCCGAGGTCTCCCCGCCGGGCTTCCGGCCGGCACGATCCTCCGCCGTACCGACGCGGCGCATGACGCCCCCTGGCTCAAAGGCTGGAACAGAGACTGGGAGCGATATCCGATCGACCTCTTCTGGTCGGGGCACGAGGGGCAGCCTCTCGCCGTCGAGACGGTCGTCAACGGCCGTCCCGTCCGGTTTCAGACCGAGTCGCCCCTCACGCACGCCGTGGGGGGGCGCGGGCTCGAATCGGGGCCGCTGCTGCAGAAATTCGGCCTTCTGGGCGAAACGTTCGCGGCGCGACGTCATGTGACCAAAGCCCTCGACCCGGCCATGTTCATCCCCCCGGGCGATCTGAAGCGGCTGAAACGCAGTCTCGTCGAAGCCGTGACGAAACTCGCCTCTCTCCCTCCTCCAACCCATGTCACACGGGCCGGCACGACGGGGGCCATTTCCGTTCCTGCCGAACCGGCCACGCCCTCATCCCCGAAAACGCCCCCGATTCCGCGGGCCCAGCTGATGATCAGGCTGTTCAACCACGCCTTCCCGGTGCATCGCGACATCGGCCCAGACGCCTGGATCCTGCCTTTCGAAGATCGCCACGCCCTGCCGGACTCCCTCGATCCGTCGCGGATTACCTACTGGCTTGCGCCGGCCGCTTCATGGGATCGAGTCGACGCCCTCGAGCGCGAACTCGACCAACTGCCCGATCAGGAAATCCTCTGCATGGGCTGGGAAGCCTTCGAACTGGCGAAACGACTTCCGCGACATGCGTTCCGCCTCGACTGGTGCTTCAACGTTGCCAACACCCCCGGCTCGGAACTGCTCTCGGAGGAACGGATCGGCGTCACGGCGGCGCGGGAATGGCCGATTCAGCATCCGCCCGCGTCTTCCGGCATCACCTGGAGCATCGGGCACAATCCGCTCGTATCGATGAGCCGGTTCCCTCCCCTCGCGGAACGGCACCGCATCGTCACCAACCCGCACCGGGACAGATTTTTCCTTATGGACCTCGCTCCCGGCCTGACAGGGTTATTCCTGGTATCGCCGATCACGACGTGGGTCGCGCCTCCGGGCCTCCGGTACCAGCTGGATATCGCCGTGGCCCCCCACGAAAGCCCCTTTCGCGTCCTCGGGGAAATGGAGCACGTCATCGCGTCGGCGCGCACGAGACTCGTTTCCCCCGTTCCGAAGCAGAGTTGATTCCTTCGAACCGAAAATGCGGAAGCGGGGCTTTCGCGGCCCCGCCTCTTTTTTTATTCCAGTGCGTATAGAATACGTCTCAGACGGTCTCCGGTTGGTCGATGAAGGTTCGCTGGGTGGGCCTGACGGTCAGAACCGGACAGTCCGCCTGCCGGGTGACGGCGTAGGACGTATCGCCGAGCAGGGTCGTCAGGATGCCGGAGCGGCCATGGGCGCCGATGATGATCAGATCGATCCTGTTTTCAGCGGCATACTCAATAATATTCGCCGCTACATTTCCTCCGAGAACGGTCGTGACGATCGACAGATCCTTGTAGCCGTCGCCCACGAACTGACGCATCTGCTCGTGGATGTCCTGCTGGGGAATTCCTCCGGCGGCGGGGAGGGTCATCGGCAGTTCCAGAGGCATCGGCGCCATGAACTCCTCTTCGAAGACGTGGAGGAGATGGACTTCCGCGCCATACTGCCGCGCGAACGACGCGCCGTATTTCAGAGCAAGCCCCGAGCCGTCGGAAAAATCGACGGGAACGAGAATCCGCTTGAGATTGATCACGACCCGCTCACTTCACCCAGAACGGCGTGCGACCCTGGGCGAGAATCTTGATATCGAGACCGTTCGTGCGGGCGATATGCACGTGATCGCCCTTTTCATAGGCGAGCCACCGGTCATCGGGGGCGACGGTCGGATACAGGCCGCT is a window of Candidatus Ozemobacteraceae bacterium DNA encoding:
- the aroQ gene encoding type II 3-dehydroquinate dehydratase, with protein sequence MKYILIVNGPNMNLLGKREPEIYGSAGLADLEARLTAEAASLGCGIESFQSNHEGAIIDRLQAAMEPGRFAGVILNPGGLTHTSVSIRDCVAALPVPTIEVHLSNIFAREEFRGRSMIAPVCAGVITGLGFDGYLLALRHLASRAS
- a CDS encoding U32 family peptidase, producing the protein MTSPGRIELLAPAGDQSCLKAALLAGADAVYLAGKRFGARAFAPNFDDAALRWARNVTASLKRKLYITLNTIVFDHERHLLEQALDYYEVLQPDALIIQDLGVASLLARRGSTIPRHLSTQAAWNGTGGFDLLRRLGITRIILPRESSLEEIRELAGRLPFEIETFVHGAMCYSISGRCFWSAALGTRSGNRGTCAQPCRKAYAAGEGKPGDWLFSPRDLRLLEAMPELARAGIASLKIEGRMKGPDYVYSVVSAYRRVLDGETPGAEHAAALSEVFSRPFHQGFLRGVPSKEWNTPEQPGREAQTVGRIVGPAKGGLVEIELSVVIRPGDGLSWETPDGGRSGARITWMEPGGKSSHKLVRGLPAGLPAGTILRRTDAAHDAPWLKGWNRDWERYPIDLFWSGHEGQPLAVETVVNGRPVRFQTESPLTHAVGGRGLESGPLLQKFGLLGETFAARRHVTKALDPAMFIPPGDLKRLKRSLVEAVTKLASLPPPTHVTRAGTTGAISVPAEPATPSSPKTPPIPRAQLMIRLFNHAFPVHRDIGPDAWILPFEDRHALPDSLDPSRITYWLAPAASWDRVDALERELDQLPDQEILCMGWEAFELAKRLPRHAFRLDWCFNVANTPGSELLSEERIGVTAAREWPIQHPPASSGITWSIGHNPLVSMSRFPPLAERHRIVTNPHRDRFFLMDLAPGLTGLFLVSPITTWVAPPGLRYQLDIAVAPHESPFRVLGEMEHVIASARTRLVSPVPKQS
- a CDS encoding universal stress protein, producing MINLKRILVPVDFSDGSGLALKYGASFARQYGAEVHLLHVFEEEFMAPMPLELPMTLPAAGGIPQQDIHEQMRQFVGDGYKDLSIVTTVLGGNVAANIIEYAAENRIDLIIIGAHGRSGILTTLLGDTSYAVTRQADCPVLTVRPTQRTFIDQPETV